The DNA region TGCGGCGTGGACATGCCGATTGTGCAGGAGGTGAATGCCGTGCTCTTTGCCGACAAGTCTTGTCGTCGGGCGGTCGGTGACCTGATGGAACGCGAGGCCAAGGGAGAGAAAACACCGTCATGAATCCAGACCAGTTACGGGCCTTGCTGACGAACGTGCAGCAAGGCACCCTTGCGGTGCCCGAGGCCCTCAAGCAATTGCGCACCCTGCCGTATGAAAATCTGGGCTTCGCCTCGCTCGATCACCATCGAGCGCTTCGTCAGGGATTTCCGGAGGTCATTTTTTGCGAGGGGAAGACGGTCGCCCAGGTCGTGGCCATTGCCAAGACTCTGCTGCGGAAGAACAAGGCCTTGCTGGCGACGCGGGTGGAGCCGTCCGTTGCCAAGGCCCTGGTGCGCCTCAGCAAGCGGGCCACCTATCACGACGATGCGCGCGTAGTGGCGATCGCGCCGCCCAAGCTGGTCCGTCGAGGCTCAGTGCTCATTGTCACCGCAGGAACGGCCGATATTCCCGTTGCCGAAGAGGCACGCGTGACGGCCGATATCATGGGAAGCAAGACCGACACCTTGTACGATGTGGGAGTCGCCGGGTTACATCGGTTGCTCGGTCAGCAGGAACGGTTGCACGGTGCGCGGGTACTGGTTGTGGCGGCCGGCATGGACGGCGTGTTGCCGAGCGTGGTCGGCGGGTTAGTGCGGCAGCCTGTGATTGCGGTGCCGACAAGCCGTGGTTATGGGGCGCATTTCGGGGGCTTGGCTGCGTTGTTGACGATGTTGAATTCTTGTGCGGCCGGGGTCGGGGTGATGAATATCGACAACGGCTTTGGCGCCGGGTGCCTGGCGCACCGCATCAACATGGTGGGGGAGACGGATACGAAGTAGCCGTTAGGGGCGCACCCCTGAGTTTGTGCGGTTGTGCCCGTCT from Nitrospira sp. includes:
- the larB gene encoding nickel pincer cofactor biosynthesis protein LarB; the encoded protein is MNPDQLRALLTNVQQGTLAVPEALKQLRTLPYENLGFASLDHHRALRQGFPEVIFCEGKTVAQVVAIAKTLLRKNKALLATRVEPSVAKALVRLSKRATYHDDARVVAIAPPKLVRRGSVLIVTAGTADIPVAEEARVTADIMGSKTDTLYDVGVAGLHRLLGQQERLHGARVLVVAAGMDGVLPSVVGGLVRQPVIAVPTSRGYGAHFGGLAALLTMLNSCAAGVGVMNIDNGFGAGCLAHRINMVGETDTK